In Helianthus annuus cultivar XRQ/B chromosome 3, HanXRQr2.0-SUNRISE, whole genome shotgun sequence, a single window of DNA contains:
- the LOC110928067 gene encoding probable amino acid permease 7, with amino-acid sequence MAVEQGSIIDDHDKTIRTGTVWTTVAHIITAVIGSGVLSLAWSTAQLGWIGGPLALFGFAVVTYVSACLLSDCYRSPDPVTGTRNRSYTDAVRVILGEKQAWICGLLQYVSFYGAAVAYVVTTSTCISAIQKANCYHKEGHDGDCEYGGNFHMLVFGVVQIFMSQIPDLHSMVFVSVVSATMSFSYSSIGLGLGFAQVIENGKIAGSVTGVPAVSVANKLWLTFQALGDIAFAYPFSLILLEIQDTVKSPPAENSSTKRASAIAMVLTAIFYLGCGCFGYAAFGNDTPGNLLTGFGFYEPYWLIAFANACILIYLLGGYQLYSQPVFASVERWLTQKFPDTEFLERFHELKLPLLPVFRFNMFRICFRTAYVATTTAIAMLFPFFNEILGVLGALNLWPLSIYFPVEMYIVQRKVKPWSRKWVVLEIFHGVLMVVSVVAFVGSVAGLIQAKMK; translated from the exons ATGGCAGTAGAACAAGGTTCCATCATTGATGATCATGACAAGACAATAAGAACAG GCACAGTATGGACCACGGTTGCACATATTATAACAGCGGTGATCGGTTCGGGTGTACTGTCACTGGCTTGGAGCACGGCTCAGCTCGGTTGGATAGGCGGGCCGCTTGCATTGTTTGGTTTTGCGGTTGTGACGTATGTTTCTGCGTGTCTTTTATCCGATTGTTACAGGTCTCCTGATCCGGTCACTGGCACTAGAAATCGGTCTTATACAGATGCTGTTAGAGTTATCTTAG GCGAAAAACAGGCGTGGATATGCGGTTTGCTTCAGTATGTGAGTTTTTATGGAGCTGCGGTTGCTTATGTGGTGACAACTTCTACTTGTATTAG TGCGATTCAGAAAGCCAATTGTTACCATAAAGAAGGACATGATGGTGATTGCGAATATGGTGGCAACTTTCATATGTTGGTGTTTGGAGTAGTGCAGATTTTTATGTCACAGATACCGGATTTGCATAGCATGGTTTTTGTGTCGGTTGTTTCAGCCACAATGTCGTTTAGTTACTCTTCTATTGGTTTGGGGCTCGGTTTTGCTCAAGTCATAG AAAACGGCAAGATTGCTGGGAGCGTTACAGGAGTACCGGCTGTCAGTGTAGCTAATAAATTATGGCTAACTTTTCAAGCACTTGGAGACATAGCATTCGCGTATCCGTTTTCTCTTATTCTCTTAGAAATTcag GATACTGTGAAGTCACCACCAGCAGAAAACAGTAGTACTAAACGGGCTTCAGCAATTGCTATGGTTTTGACAGCTATTTTCTACCTCGGGTGTGGATGTTTCGGGTATGCTGCATTTGGAAATGATACACCGGGAAACCTCTTGACGGGATTCGGGTTTTATGAACCGTATTGGCTTATCGCCTTTGCTAATGCGTGCATTCTGATATATCTGCTAGGAGGATATCAG TTATACAGCCAGCCAGTATTTGCATCTGTTGAGAGATGGTTAACGCAAAAGTTCCCCGACACTGAATTTCTCGAAAGATTCCATGAATTGAAGTTGCCATTATTGCCGGTTTTTCGGTTCAACATGTTCAGGATATGTTTCAGAACAGCATACGTTGCAACGACAACCGCAATTGCGATGTTGTTCCCATTCTTCAATGAGATTCTGGGTGTGTTAGGGGCACTGAATCTATGGCCATTGTCGATATATTTTCCGGTGGAGATGTATATAGTGCAAAGAAAGGTGAAACCTTGGAGCCGAAAATGGGTGGTTCTTGAAATATTCCATGGTGTTTTGATGGTGGTATCGGTGGTGGCTTTTGTTGGGTCGGTAGCTGGACTCATCCAAGCAAAGATGAAGTAG